In Nitrospirota bacterium, the genomic window TAAGAAAGCGACTACTCCTGATATAACCGTCAGCCCGACGACCCTCCCATATGGCAGTGTCAATGTTGATTCAGTATCAGAGAAGACGGTGTCTGTAAGAAACGATGGTGATGCGGGCCTGACCATTACCGGTATTACAAATCCGTCCTCATCATACAGCAAGGTATCAGATAGCTGCTCTGGCCAGACACTATCTCCTTCCTCAGGTTGTACAATAACCATCAGGTTTTCTCCTGCATCTTCAGGGGTTCTCAACAGCAGTTTTAATATCCAGTCCAATGACCCGGATGAAAACCCAGTGGCGGTATCTCTTACAGGAACGGGAGCGAGCGTGGGCAGTCCTGACATTGATATCTCGTCAGTTGACATTAGTTTCCCTAATATTTCAGCGGGAGCGACTGCTGATCAGGAGATAATTATAAGCAATATGGGAAGCAGCCCACTTGCAATTTCGGGCAGCAGCACACCATCCGAGCCATTTAGCATTATTACCGCTGAAGATAATTGCTCTAATCATACCCTTGCACCAAATCAATCATGTGCAATGAAGGTTAGGTTTACTCCAATTGGATCAGGGACATTTAACTCAAGCTTTAACATCCAGTCGAATGACCCTGATGAAGACCCGGTGACTATTACCCTGGGAGGCTCTGTAACACCCGGCAGCAATAACGTGCCGACAAAGCCAAATCTTGCTAAACCTGCAAATGGAGTCAGCTCTATAACTACGACATATTTACTGAAATGGGAAATATCAGAGGATATGGATGGAGACCAGATAACCTACTGGCTCTACATTGGACCTGACCCAGGCTTTGCAGGCGTTGACCCTATAATTGTTTCCAACACATCAAACAATAACTCTGCAAAGGCCGCAGGATACTCAGTAGGCCTGATAGGGCTGCTGGGGATAATCACCTTCGGAGGGTTAGCCGGAGATAAAAGAAGGTTCGGCATGTTCATTATGGCAGTCATATTTCTTGGCGGCTCCATACTTACTTCATGCGGCAGGGCAGCAGATGATTACAGCGGCAGTCGTGCTGAGAGTAAGGATTATATGACGTACACGGTCACCAATCTAAAGCCGAAGACAACGTATTACTGGAAGGTAGTGGCTGACGATGGCAAGGGAGGGATGACTGAGAGCGATGATTATAGCTTTACAACACTATAGAAACGTCCCGTTTACACCTGAAACAAAGCAGACATTTCTAACTTGGCTTGACAGCTTATTGAAAAATGTTGACACTATAAAAAGTATAATGTTAATATCATGTCTGTAACCGACAGGTGTGGTTATCTTTCAGCGGCAACTCATTATCAAATTCCTTTCCTCAGGCTTCTTTGCAGGCTACTTTCCGGTAGCCCCTGGAACTATTGGCAGTCTTGCAGGCATCCTGGCCTGTTTTCTCCTTCGGGATGTCCCGTTCAGTACATATGTAATCATAGTAATACTGATTCTAATTGCCGGTATTTACATAGCAGGTGAAGCGGAGAAGATTTATCAGGCAAAAGACTGCCCGCATATTGTTATTGACGAAATCGCAGGAATATTCTTTACTTTTATATATATTCCCAAAGATCTTGGTTTTCTGCTGGCAGGTTTTCTGGCATTCCGTTTTTTTGATATCCTCAAGCCATATCCCATCAGAATGATAGACGAGAAAATAGAGGGCGGATGGGGTATAATGTTTGATGACGTTTTAGCAGGTATTTATGCCAATTTACTTATCAGGTTGATTGGATGGGGGACAGGATGGCTGTAGGACAGGAGATGGAGATAATAGAAGTGATAATCGGCAGGCTTCTTCGTAAGAGGGGGTGGAGGCTTTCAACAGCAGAATCATGCACTGGGGGATTGATCGGGCACAGGATTACCAATGTCCCCGGTAGTTCTGATTATTATGATGGCGGGGTAATTACTTACAGCAACGATGCCAAGAGAAAGCTATTGAATGTACATGAGGAGACAATCAAGACATATGGCGCCGTAAGCCGTCAGACTGCTGTAGCAATGGTGGAGGGTATAAGGAAATTGAGAGGCGTTGAGGTAGGTATAGGAGTCACCGGCATAGCCGGCCCTGGAGGTGAAACAACGGCAAAACCCGTTGGTCTTGTATATATTGCATTGTCCTCGCCGGTTCGTGTAGAGTGTAAAGAATTCAGATTTCACGGGGATAGGGAAATAATCAAGTTGCAGGCTTCTGAAGCTGCACTGAATATGCTCAGAAAGTTGCTGGAGGAACCTGTGATTGTATAATCATTATTACAGGTTGGACAAAGGCGGTATATCATTTGAGATGTTTTATAGCTGTATCATTGCCTGAAGAATTGAAGTCTAAGATATCCTGTATTCAGGAGAAGCTAAAGGCTGCTGGTGCCGATGTGTCCTGGACCAGAAAGGAAGGGATGCATCTTACACTTAAGTTTCTGGGTGACAAAGATGAAGTGAAGATACCTGATATTAAGAAGGCATTAGACATGGCAGTTGATGGCATAGTACCCTTTTCTCTGAGTGTATCAGGACTGGGAATTTTCCCTGATATGAGAAGACCGAGGGTAGTGTGGGTTGGTTTGAAGGAGGAAGGGGATAATGTGATTAGACTTCAAAAGGGTGTAGAAGCAGAGCTTAAAAAAAGAGGGTTTCCCGCTGAGGGCCGGAGTTTTACACCGCATATAACGTTAGGGCGTATTAGGACTGATAAAAACATTGAGAAATTGTTAAGGTTGATTGATGATGAGAAGAGAAGTGACCCGGGTGGATTTCCGGTTTCGGAGATACATCTTATAAAGAGTGAATTAAAACCTTCCGGGGCTGTTTATACTGAACTGTTTTCCGTTATGTTAAGCTCGGGGGCAAAGGGTAAAATTTAATGAATCATTTCAAATGAAACAATGAAAGGAGAATGAACATGGGTGAGAAAGAGCAGAAGATGAAGGCGCTGGATTTGGCCCTTTCACAGATTGAGAAGCAATTTGGTAAAGGGGCTATTATGCGTTTGGGGACAGATGGTGTGCTGGCTGATGCAGTTGTTATATCTACGGGTTCCCTGGGGCTTGATATTGCGCTTGGAGTAGGCGGTATGCCGAGGGGCAGGGTGGTTGAGATCTTTGGTCCTGAATCATCAGGAAAGACCACTCTTTCCCTTCATGTAATAGCGGAGGCACAGAAAAATGGCGGGGTGGCGGCGTTTGTTGATGCCGAGCATGCGCTCGATGTCGGTTATGCAAAAAAGCTTGGTGTACATATAGATGATCTCCTGATTTCACAGCCGGATACAGGTGAGCAGGCGCTTGAGATTGCTGAGACGCTCGTGAGGAGCGGTGCGATTGATGTTATTGTAGTTGATTCTGTAGCTGCCCTTGTCCCTCGTGCCGAGATAGAAGGTGAGATGGGTGATTCCCACATGGGACTCCATGCGAGGCTGATGTCTCAGGCATTAAGGAAGCTGACCGCAGCGATCAGCAAGTCTATGACAACGGTAATCTTTATCAATCAGATAAGGATGAAGATTGGTGTGATGTTCGGGAATCCTGAGACTACTACCGGTGGTAATGCATTAAAGTTTTATTCATCCGTAAGGCTTGATATAAGAAAGGTGGAAACGATTAAAGAGGGACAGGATGTTACAGGAAACAAGGTCAGGGTGAAGATTGTAAAAAACAAACTTGCCCCTCCGTTTAAACAGGCTGAGTTTGACATACTGTTTAATGAGGGGATCTCAAGGCTTGGTGAATTGATTGATCTGGGAGTTGATAAGGGGATTATAGAGAAGAGCGGTTCATGGTATTCTTATAAAGGTGACAGGATTGGCCAGGGCAGGGAGAATGCAAGGCAGACGTTGAAGGAGAATGCGCCAATGGCAAAAGAAATAGAAGTCAGCATTAAAGAGGCGTGCGGCCTGCAAAAGATTGAGGCAAAGCCTTCCGAAAAGAAAGGCTGATAACAGTCATACGGGAGTAATCTATGGATATAAATCAGCTTCTGAAAACAGTGGTAGGACTAAATGCATCCGATCTGCACATTAAAGTCGGGAGTTTCCCTGTAGTCAGGATTAATGGTGATCTAAAGCCAATTGAAGGCGTCGGGAAGTTCACGCAAGAGATTGCCTCAGTTATTGCTTCCGTCCTGATGAGTGATTCACAGAAAATCCGCTTTGAGGAAAAGAAGGAGGTGGATTTTTCATATAGTGTGTCAGGTCTTGGGCGATTCAGGGTGAACGTCTTCAAGCAGCGGGGCTCAATTGGTATGGTCTTTCGCGTAATCCAGGAGAAAACAGTGACTGTAGCAGAACTGGGTCTACCAAAGATACTGGAGAAACTTTCCCTGGAACCAAGGGGCTTGATTCTGGTTACAGGGACTTCGGGGAGTGGTAAATCCACGACACTTGCGGCCATGATTGAGTATATTAATATGCA contains:
- a CDS encoding phosphatidylglycerophosphatase A; translated protein: MVIFQRQLIIKFLSSGFFAGYFPVAPGTIGSLAGILACFLLRDVPFSTYVIIVILILIAGIYIAGEAEKIYQAKDCPHIVIDEIAGIFFTFIYIPKDLGFLLAGFLAFRFFDILKPYPIRMIDEKIEGGWGIMFDDVLAGIYANLLIRLIGWGTGWL
- the recA gene encoding recombinase RecA, translated to MGEKEQKMKALDLALSQIEKQFGKGAIMRLGTDGVLADAVVISTGSLGLDIALGVGGMPRGRVVEIFGPESSGKTTLSLHVIAEAQKNGGVAAFVDAEHALDVGYAKKLGVHIDDLLISQPDTGEQALEIAETLVRSGAIDVIVVDSVAALVPRAEIEGEMGDSHMGLHARLMSQALRKLTAAISKSMTTVIFINQIRMKIGVMFGNPETTTGGNALKFYSSVRLDIRKVETIKEGQDVTGNKVRVKIVKNKLAPPFKQAEFDILFNEGISRLGELIDLGVDKGIIEKSGSWYSYKGDRIGQGRENARQTLKENAPMAKEIEVSIKEACGLQKIEAKPSEKKG
- the thpR gene encoding RNA 2',3'-cyclic phosphodiesterase encodes the protein MRCFIAVSLPEELKSKISCIQEKLKAAGADVSWTRKEGMHLTLKFLGDKDEVKIPDIKKALDMAVDGIVPFSLSVSGLGIFPDMRRPRVVWVGLKEEGDNVIRLQKGVEAELKKRGFPAEGRSFTPHITLGRIRTDKNIEKLLRLIDDEKRSDPGGFPVSEIHLIKSELKPSGAVYTELFSVMLSSGAKGKI
- a CDS encoding choice-of-anchor D domain-containing protein yields the protein FSTTLTAGADYTYYFDAVDGTGLQAVALPVIPTPTAPEDAPDVEDIFIHSILGFVTVSGTGLGEVTMTLSGCASAEADTAPDGRYSFSGLADGDCTITPKLDGYTFTPPGIPVTIAGGDVAGIDFTAELLDSDGDGYSDIDEIAAGSDPLNKDSTPEVCDGADNDLDGQIDEGLLSTYYRDADGDTYGSAAVTIKACSQPSGYVTNRADCNDSKSSINPGAVETDNGMDDNCNGQVDEGITKKATTPDITVSPTTLPYGSVNVDSVSEKTVSVRNDGDAGLTITGITNPSSSYSKVSDSCSGQTLSPSSGCTITIRFSPASSGVLNSSFNIQSNDPDENPVAVSLTGTGASVGSPDIDISSVDISFPNISAGATADQEIIISNMGSSPLAISGSSTPSEPFSIITAEDNCSNHTLAPNQSCAMKVRFTPIGSGTFNSSFNIQSNDPDEDPVTITLGGSVTPGSNNVPTKPNLAKPANGVSSITTTYLLKWEISEDMDGDQITYWLYIGPDPGFAGVDPIIVSNTSNNNSAKAAGYSVGLIGLLGIITFGGLAGDKRRFGMFIMAVIFLGGSILTSCGRAADDYSGSRAESKDYMTYTVTNLKPKTTYYWKVVADDGKGGMTESDDYSFTTL
- a CDS encoding CinA family protein, giving the protein MAVGQEMEIIEVIIGRLLRKRGWRLSTAESCTGGLIGHRITNVPGSSDYYDGGVITYSNDAKRKLLNVHEETIKTYGAVSRQTAVAMVEGIRKLRGVEVGIGVTGIAGPGGETTAKPVGLVYIALSSPVRVECKEFRFHGDREIIKLQASEAALNMLRKLLEEPVIV